ATTATTAGGATAGCTTTTTAGCAAATCCTGCCAAGCGGCAACAGTTTTTGCTTTGTCACCTGTCAGTGCGTAGGCTTGCGCGCGCTTCAAGGCAATGTGTGCTGCTAAATCGGGATAGTCTTGTTCTAAGCCTTGCAAAACGCTGAGTGCTGTTTCGCCCTGCCGTTGTTGAATCAAATCGCTAGCCAACAGATAACGGGCACGATTACGGTCTTCGGATACAGGTAGCTGAGCGATCGCTTGCAGTTGTACTTGCCGCTGTGTTGGGGAGAGTGACACAAGGGGGAGAACGGCTGATTTTGGGTTTTTTAAGCTTAGCTGCTCCTGGGTTTGACTCTGACTTGTCGATTGTCCCAGCCAGGTACCAGACTGCGTCACTAACAGAGGAACCCCAATTAGTAGGACACACAGCCCGACACCAGCAGCCAAAGGACCTGGATTTTGCCGTCGCTGCAACATAGATGTTCGCGCTCAAAGTTCAGGTGATTTCCTGCAACTCTAGCATTATTAACCGTTAGCTATCAGCTACTCCCTTTCCACCTAAAGATTACCTATTGAGGCAGCAGGGGAGGCAGGGGAAGCAAGAGTGTAATCCAAAATCCAAAATCTAAAATCCCCTCACTTCTCGCTTAAGCAATTAGCTAGGGCAAGAATCGATCTAGTGCTGCTTTTAACTCTTTGATCTCAACTTCAATATTCCCTTCTTCAGCTGCTCTTGCAATACATTCAGTTAAATGTTCATCCAAGATCATTCGCGCTACCCGATCCAGAGCGCCTCTGACTGCTGCGATCTGCACCAGCACATCTGGACAGGGGCGGCTTTCTTGCACCATTGTTTTAATACCGCGAATATGCCCCTCAATTCGAGACAGTCGATTGACAATGCTGCGGAGCGATTCTTCACTGTGGATGTGAGCATGAGCTAACTGGGCATCCCCATGAATATGACCGCTGTAGCTATGACCGATATCTTGACTATGAGCCAGTTCATCTTGCCTGGAAATAGACAAAGGGTCTTCTGTTAATCCGTTTGAGCGATGCATGGGTTACCAACTTGCTTGAGGATAAATTAGATCCTACCCTAGAGCAGTAAATCGTAGTTTTTGAAAAAGTACCAAGTTTCGCCAATGGAAGCTTGCCATTCCTCTAGGTATGTTGTTTTTAAACAGGTAGCTAGTTATATATCTATTTATAATAGTTCTGCTGCCACAAAAGTGAAACTTAAAAACGTAGCAAACGTCATCACCGATTGAATCTGAGTCAACGTAAATAACTGTGAAAATAGCTGTAGAGAGACTAAACACATTGCCAGTGTTCCCAAGTTTCTCTAAGAATCCAAGCGGGTTGAATGATTAGTGTTATGCGATTTTCAAAATTTCATCGGTCTATACGCCAACTCAGTACCCATGTGTTGGCTGTCATTCTAGGAGTTGTTTTAACGGTTAGCACACTGCGGGTGTCACCTTCGCAAGCTGAGACCCTTTCTCCCAATCTTATTTCTGCTACACCCCAGATTGTTGCTCAGCAAACAGAGAAGGCAACGATCGCGCCTAATAGCTTTGTCACTACAGCAGTCAATCGAGTTGGCTCTGCTGTGGTGCGAATTGATACGGAGCGCACGGTTACCCGTCGCCTCGATCCAATATTTGAAGACCCTTTCTTCCGACGCTTTTTTGGCGAAAACTTACCCCAGCAACTACCAGCTCAGCGTTTACAGGGTCTGGGATCGGGTGTAATCATTGACCGGAGTGGAGAGATTCTCACCAATGCCCATGTGGTTAATCAGGCTGATCGGGTGACTGTTAGCTTAAAAGATGGGCGCACCTTTGAAGGCAAGGTACAAGGTGCGGATGAAGTCACAGATTTAGCGGTGATCAAGATTAGTGCGGGTAGCGATTTGCCAGTAGCTCCCCTAGGAAACTCTAGCGCTGTACAGGTAGGAGACTGGGCGATCGCAGTTGGTAATCCCTTGGGATTCGATAATACAGTCACCCTGGGAATTGTTAGCACCCTCAAACGCTCCAGTGCCCAAGTCGGTATTCCTGACAAACGGATTGATTTCATTCAAACTGACGCAGCGATCAACCCTGGTAATTCCGGTGGACCACTTTTGAACGATCGGGGTGAAGTCATTGGTATCAACACCGCCATTCGGGCAGACGCAATGGGAATCGGTTTTGCTATTCCCATTGACAAAGCCAAAGCAATTAAAGACCAGCTAATGCGTGGGGAAAAAATTTCCCATCCTTATGTCGGCGTGCAAACTCTAAGCTTGACACCTCAGCTGGCGCAGCAGAATAACAATGACCCCAATTCTCCCTTCCAAGTGCCGGAAGTTAACGGTGTACTGGTAGTGCGAGTTTTACCTAACTCCCCAGCTGCTTCCGCCGGTTTGCGCCAAGGGGATGTAATTCTCCAAATTGACGGGCAACCGGTGACTAAGGCAGAGCAGTTACAGAGAATTGTTGACAGTACTCGTGTAGGTCAGGTACTACAGATGAAAGTTCAGCGTGGAAACCAAACCCAGCAACTAGCAGTGCGGACAGGAGAGCTGGAAAGCGCCTCATAAAGAAAGCAGGGGAGGCAGGGGAAGCAGGGGAAGCAAGGGAGGCTTTCTCAACCATTCTCCTCCTGCACCCCTGCTACTCTTCTCCTCCTGCTCTATTCTTCGTCTTCATCATCCTCGTAGTCGTCGTCTTCTTCGTCCTCCATATCCTCGGCTTCATCATCAATCATCAAATCATCCTCTTCATCTAGGATGGCGGGACCGCGATCAAAGCTGAAACCGTCTCCTAGATTCCCTTCTAAATTGTAAGCACGGGCTGTGCGGTCATCTAGTACCACATCAAGCGAGTCATCTCCATCCTCAAAGACACTGCTTGAGAACGAGTCCGAATCGTCGTTCATTGTACTGACTTCCTCATAGGCATTGAAACCCGTACCAGCTGGAATCAATCGCCCAATAATCACGTTTTCTTTCAGACCTCGCAGCCAATCCGATTTTCCTTCGATCGCTGCTTCGGTTAATACTCGCGTGGTTTCCTGGAACGATGCTGCAGAAATAAAGCTATCTGTATTCAACGATGCCTTGGTGATACCCAATAGCACTGGGGTATATTGCGCTCTTGCGCCCCCTGTGATGCTCATCGCTTCATTCACTTGCTCAACTTGCCGCAATTCCACAAGTTCGCCTGGGAGCATGGTAGTGTCGCCACCATCATCGATTCGCACTTTAGAAGTCATTTGCCGCACAATTACCTCAATGTGCTTGTCGGCAATATCAATTCCTTGTGATTGATACACCAGCTGTACTTCATTCACTAAAAAGGTTTGTACTTGCTGTAACGCTTCCAAGGCATTAGGATATACTCCCTGATGAGCATTGAGATTAAAGAAAATCTCCAAAATTTCGTGTGGATTCGCTGGACCGTCAGTCAGTGGCATTCCTGCTTCCACGACAGTACCATCTGACACCACCACATTCTGACCTGGGCCAATCGGATACTCGGTAACTGTACCAGAATCCTCAACTACCTTAACCGCGACTGTTTCATCCTCTAACCTTGTTAGCTCAACAGTTCCAGGTTTGCGAGCCAGAATACAAGCTTCCTTTGGCTTACGCGCTTCCAATAGCTCCTCAATTCTGGGTAAACCTTGGATAATATCTCCGGTTTTAGCTCGCTCGAACACCAACAATACCAGGTTGTCGCCCCGCTGTACCAAATCTCCATCGTCTACCTGTAACAGCGCACCGTTACTGACGCGGTAGGGGCGACCGATACGTAGCGTAACCTCATAAGAGCTACTTGCTAGTGCCGTATCTCTGTCCTCTGCTGACTCCTTCTCTCCTGCCTCTCTCCTGATATTCAGCACTTGACCAGATTCTTGTGCAAAGACTCCTGGAGCAATTTCAGTGCCAGACACTACCAGGCTCCCCACCTTGACGTGGGGACGCTCTTTTGTTTTCAGGGTAAAGCTATCGGAATTTCTCAGGATTAAAATCCGCCGAATTGCTTCTGCTCCTTCTCTGACTCCACGCACTTCCCCTGCATCTTTACACTGAATTTCAGTCCGCGCTACTACTGCGCCTGGTGGAATTACTTGTCCGTCTTCCACTAACAACCCAGTCGTTGTACTGCCTTGAGTAGCATCTGCGGCAATGTCACGACGTAGCACTAATGATTCCAAAATCACTAGCTGTAGTCGCTGAATTTCAGGATTGTCTGCATCTGGAATCAACTCAATATCTGCTACCATGGGCGAGCCACTGTGGTCGGCAACAGTATCTTGCTCAATCTCCAACACTAGTTGGGTGCGTAGCAGTTCCACACCTTCGATTGATTTCACCCGTTCGGAGTCTTTATAAGGTACCCGCTGGGCTGCCCGCAATTCGATTCTACGCCCTGATTGGTTAACTGATTGCGTACTCGGTACTGGTGGAGAATCCGGCACAGGATATTCAATCACTGGTCTGAGCAACAAAGCTGGACCTTCTGGTGATTCCACATATTCGATGTAGCGCAGTTCCGAAAGGGTATGTCCTGGAATAATTTCTTCCCCAGGTTGACCAAACGTACCGTCTCTTCCGAGCACTGCTTCTGGGTCATCCACCATCAGCAGTTCCCCTGGCTTAACCACCAGTTCCCGCAGAATGTCGTTCTTTTGGGTCACTGTCACTACCCCACTGTTCTGGCAGAAGATATCCTTCACCACTTCGGTTCCTGCCTCGACGTATTGACTGTCTTCTACCATCAATAGCGAGATATCCTTATTAACTTCGTGGGTTTCTTCGGGAATCCACAATAATGTGCCTCCCTGTACCACTTCGTATCCTTGCTTCGCTTTGCCCTTTTTCGCTACTTCTATCCCTGCATACTTAATCAAGCCACCGGTAGTAGTGCGATATTGATCGTCAATTAGCTCCGCCACCACTTGGTTGTTTTGCACCTTAGTTCCTGGCGTAGCTAAGAGGGAAAACTGCTGGTTGTTACTGGTTTCAATGACATAGTGATCGCGACCTTGGTAACTTTCTTCCCGCACGCTAGCAGTGTCTAAAACCACGGAAGCGGTAATAATTTCAATTTCCCGCTGCCGTCCACCGTCAGAACCCTGATGAGGCAGCCGCACCACACCCCCATGCAGGCTGGTTAGCTTCATTTGTGCTAACACACTTCCTTGCTCTACGCGATCGCCGTTGACTACAGACGGTTCTGCTCCTGGTGGTAGATTATAAACTTCCCCGGATAAAATCCACAGCAAGCCGCCCCGCGCTGCGGTTGTCGTCGTGTTGCCTTGACGGTCGGTTTTTTCTTCCGGCACTACGTCGGCAAATTTTACTTCGCCCGCCAAATCGGAAGCAACGTCTTTGGTTACTTTTTCTGTATGTGCTCTGGTTGTACGACTGCCGATCGCCACTTCGGCTAGCAGTTGTCCATTTTTGACAGCTTGACCGTCTACAATGTAGAGCGTTGAACCTTGGGTAACAGGAATTTTG
This window of the Chroococcidiopsis sp. CCMEE 29 genome carries:
- a CDS encoding metal-sensitive transcriptional regulator codes for the protein MHRSNGLTEDPLSISRQDELAHSQDIGHSYSGHIHGDAQLAHAHIHSEESLRSIVNRLSRIEGHIRGIKTMVQESRPCPDVLVQIAAVRGALDRVARMILDEHLTECIARAAEEGNIEVEIKELKAALDRFLP
- a CDS encoding HhoA/HhoB/HtrA family serine endopeptidase; amino-acid sequence: MRFSKFHRSIRQLSTHVLAVILGVVLTVSTLRVSPSQAETLSPNLISATPQIVAQQTEKATIAPNSFVTTAVNRVGSAVVRIDTERTVTRRLDPIFEDPFFRRFFGENLPQQLPAQRLQGLGSGVIIDRSGEILTNAHVVNQADRVTVSLKDGRTFEGKVQGADEVTDLAVIKISAGSDLPVAPLGNSSAVQVGDWAIAVGNPLGFDNTVTLGIVSTLKRSSAQVGIPDKRIDFIQTDAAINPGNSGGPLLNDRGEVIGINTAIRADAMGIGFAIPIDKAKAIKDQLMRGEKISHPYVGVQTLSLTPQLAQQNNNDPNSPFQVPEVNGVLVVRVLPNSPAASAGLRQGDVILQIDGQPVTKAEQLQRIVDSTRVGQVLQMKVQRGNQTQQLAVRTGELESAS